A region of Curvibacter sp. AEP1-3 DNA encodes the following proteins:
- the lepA gene encoding translation elongation factor 4 — translation MNHIRNFSIIAHIDHGKSTLADRLIQRCGGLEAREMEAQVLDSMDIEKERGITIKAQTAALQYKAKDGQVYNLNLIDTPGHVDFSYEVSRSLSACEGALLVVDASQGVEAQTVANCYTALDLDVEVLPVLNKIDLPNADPDNARSEIEDVIGIDATDAIVCSAKTGLGIDDILEAIVAKIPSPKGNPDGPLRAMIIDSWYDSFVGVVMLVRVVDGRLGKGERIKMMASGATYNADNLGVFTPANQPRTSLEAGEVGYIIAGIKELQAAKVGDTVTLMKPGTGGAALTATEPLPGFKEIQPQVFAGLYPTEASEYDSLRDALEKLKLNDASLHYEPEVSQALGFGFRCGFLGLLHMEIVQERLEREFDQDLITTAPSVVYEVVKSDGEVIMVENPSKMPEIGKTAEIREPIVTVHLYMPQEYVGVVMTLANQKRGVQMNMAYKGRQVVLTYEMPLGEIVLDFFDKLKSVSRGYASMDYEFKEFRASDVVKVDILLNGEKVDALSIIVHRSQSAYRGRAVVAKMREIISRQMYDVAIQAAIGANIIARETIKALRKNVLAKCYGGDISRKRKLLEKQKAGKKRMKQIGSVEVPQEAFLAILQVED, via the coding sequence ATGAATCACATCCGAAATTTTTCGATCATTGCCCACATTGACCACGGCAAATCCACGCTGGCAGATCGCTTGATTCAGCGTTGTGGCGGGTTGGAAGCGCGTGAGATGGAGGCGCAGGTTCTGGACTCGATGGACATCGAAAAAGAGCGTGGGATAACCATCAAGGCGCAGACCGCTGCATTGCAATACAAGGCCAAAGACGGACAGGTTTACAACCTGAACCTGATCGACACTCCCGGTCACGTGGACTTTTCATACGAAGTGTCCCGCTCGCTCTCCGCATGTGAAGGTGCGTTGCTCGTGGTCGATGCTTCCCAAGGCGTAGAAGCGCAAACCGTAGCCAATTGCTACACCGCCTTGGATCTTGATGTGGAGGTATTGCCGGTCTTGAACAAGATCGACTTGCCGAATGCGGACCCTGACAATGCCCGCAGCGAAATTGAAGATGTGATCGGCATAGATGCTACCGATGCCATCGTGTGCTCGGCCAAAACGGGCCTAGGCATTGATGACATTCTCGAAGCCATTGTGGCCAAGATTCCCTCACCTAAAGGCAATCCGGATGGCCCACTGCGCGCCATGATCATCGACAGCTGGTACGACAGCTTCGTGGGTGTGGTGATGTTGGTGCGCGTAGTGGATGGCCGCTTGGGCAAGGGTGAACGTATCAAGATGATGGCGTCCGGTGCGACCTACAACGCGGACAATTTGGGTGTCTTTACCCCTGCGAACCAGCCACGCACGTCGCTGGAGGCCGGAGAGGTGGGTTACATCATTGCCGGGATCAAGGAACTGCAGGCCGCCAAGGTGGGCGATACGGTGACCTTGATGAAGCCCGGCACGGGTGGCGCCGCCCTGACAGCCACAGAGCCATTGCCTGGCTTCAAGGAAATTCAGCCGCAGGTGTTTGCCGGTCTGTACCCGACCGAAGCCAGTGAATACGACTCCTTGCGGGACGCGTTGGAAAAGCTCAAACTCAACGACGCCTCCTTGCATTACGAGCCAGAGGTGTCGCAAGCGCTGGGCTTCGGATTTCGTTGCGGATTCCTGGGCCTGTTGCACATGGAGATCGTTCAGGAACGCTTGGAGCGCGAGTTCGATCAGGACCTGATCACCACAGCCCCGAGCGTGGTGTACGAAGTGGTCAAGAGCGATGGCGAAGTCATCATGGTGGAGAACCCCTCCAAGATGCCAGAGATCGGCAAAACTGCCGAAATCCGCGAGCCCATCGTCACGGTGCACCTCTACATGCCCCAAGAGTACGTGGGCGTGGTCATGACCTTGGCCAACCAGAAGCGTGGCGTGCAGATGAACATGGCGTACAAAGGCCGCCAAGTCGTGTTGACCTACGAAATGCCGCTGGGTGAAATCGTGCTGGATTTCTTTGACAAGCTCAAGAGCGTGAGCCGCGGATACGCGTCCATGGACTATGAGTTCAAAGAGTTCCGCGCATCCGACGTGGTCAAGGTAGACATCCTGTTGAACGGTGAGAAGGTGGATGCCTTGTCCATCATCGTGCACCGCAGCCAGTCCGCCTACCGGGGCCGCGCAGTGGTGGCCAAAATGCGCGAGATCATTTCGCGTCAAATGTATGACGTGGCGATCCAGGCGGCCATCGGAGCCAACATCATTGCGCGTGAGACAATCAAGGCACTGCGTAAAAACGTGCTGGCCAAGTGCTACGGCGGTGATATTTCCCGCAAGCGCAAGCTGCTGGAAAAGCAAAAAGCCGGTAAGAAGCGCATGAAACAAATCGGATCGGTGGAGGTTCCACAGGAAGCCTTCCTCGCCATTCTCCAAGTGGAAGATTAA
- the lepB gene encoding signal peptidase I, translating into MQAFTAAVLAAFVAYGASWYFGLVDGNFALLLFLASVVTGAYWLAERFYFLPQRQRAVVELEAQDAKRREGLANMGITQVDGDIQEAKVKLLMQPWWLDWTAGLFPVIIVVFLLRSFLFEPFKIPSGSMIPTLLVGDLILVNKFTYGVRLPVINTKITEGNKPQRGDVMVFRYPPKPSLDYIKRVVGVPGDTVAYLNKRLTINGKPVETNTLPDFFDEDASQYFKQFEETLGEKPHRLLNDARRPAFVAGVEKFEGMEYCNYTVEGVTCKVPEGHYFMMGDNRDNSLDSRYWGFVPDKNIVGKAFFVWMNFTNLKRIGGFN; encoded by the coding sequence ATGCAAGCATTCACAGCGGCCGTACTTGCGGCCTTCGTTGCCTACGGCGCCTCCTGGTATTTCGGTCTGGTCGATGGCAACTTTGCGTTGCTGCTTTTCCTGGCCAGCGTGGTGACCGGTGCCTACTGGCTAGCCGAGCGCTTTTACTTTTTGCCCCAGCGCCAACGTGCCGTGGTTGAGTTGGAAGCGCAGGATGCAAAACGGCGCGAAGGCTTGGCTAACATGGGCATCACCCAGGTCGATGGAGACATCCAGGAAGCCAAGGTCAAACTGCTGATGCAGCCTTGGTGGCTGGACTGGACGGCCGGTCTGTTCCCGGTGATCATCGTAGTGTTTCTGTTGCGCTCGTTTTTGTTCGAGCCCTTCAAGATCCCCTCCGGATCCATGATCCCAACCTTGTTGGTAGGCGACCTGATTCTGGTGAACAAGTTCACCTACGGAGTGCGATTGCCAGTCATCAATACCAAAATCACCGAAGGCAACAAGCCGCAACGCGGTGATGTGATGGTGTTCCGCTACCCCCCTAAGCCAAGTTTGGACTACATCAAACGTGTGGTGGGTGTACCGGGCGATACGGTGGCCTACCTAAACAAGCGTTTGACCATCAATGGCAAGCCTGTTGAGACCAATACCTTGCCGGACTTCTTTGATGAAGATGCCAGTCAGTACTTCAAGCAGTTTGAAGAAACTTTGGGCGAGAAGCCCCACCGCTTGCTGAATGATGCTCGCCGGCCCGCCTTTGTGGCCGGAGTTGAAAAGTTCGAAGGCATGGAATATTGCAACTACACCGTGGAAGGCGTGACCTGCAAAGTGCCGGAAGGCCACTACTTCATGATGGGCGACAATCGCGACAATTCGCTGGATTCACGCTATTGGGGTTTTGTCCCGGACAAAAACATCGTGGGCAAGGCTTTTTTTGTGTGGATGAACTTTACCAATCTCAAGCGGATTGGTGGGTTTAACTGA
- a CDS encoding DUF4845 domain-containing protein: MHSKSKQRGISFIGLLFVGGILAMTGVIAAQVFPTVIEYTAIEKAAQRASAGQSVVEVRAIFDKQTEVDTIKSITGKDLEVTKEGDKVVVAFSYQREIHLVGPAFLTLKYAGRSK; encoded by the coding sequence ATGCACAGCAAATCCAAACAACGCGGCATCTCTTTCATTGGCCTGCTTTTTGTAGGCGGCATTCTGGCTATGACAGGGGTCATTGCTGCGCAAGTGTTTCCGACCGTAATCGAATACACAGCGATAGAAAAAGCCGCACAACGCGCATCCGCAGGCCAATCGGTGGTGGAGGTGCGTGCGATTTTCGACAAGCAGACTGAAGTTGACACCATTAAGTCGATTACAGGCAAAGACCTTGAAGTGACCAAAGAAGGTGACAAAGTCGTGGTGGCGTTCTCCTACCAACGTGAAATCCACCTTGTCGGCCCCGCTTTCCTGACCCTCAAATACGCAGGACGATCCAAATAA
- the rnc gene encoding ribonuclease III, with amino-acid sequence MADGLTALQQRLQHQFSNVSLLSRALTHRSFSADHYERLEFLGDSVLGLAISDLLYARLGNLPEGDLSRVRANLVRQETLHQLALKLGLPDVLKLGEGEMRSGGPKRASILADALEAIIGAVYLDAGFVTAQALVHRLFEAVEINPQMQAIGKDAKTELQEWLQGRKMKLPLYTVVGTIGAAHKQSFDVECEVPELRLSERGIGGSRRAGEQAAAAAMLQTIKAKVKS; translated from the coding sequence GTGGCAGATGGTTTGACCGCGCTGCAGCAAAGGCTACAGCACCAGTTTTCTAATGTATCACTGCTGTCGCGGGCGTTGACCCACCGCAGCTTCTCTGCGGACCATTACGAACGCCTGGAGTTTCTGGGCGATTCCGTTTTAGGCTTGGCCATTTCTGATCTCTTGTATGCGCGCTTGGGCAATCTACCCGAGGGGGATTTGTCCCGTGTGCGGGCCAACCTGGTCCGGCAGGAAACGCTGCACCAATTGGCCTTGAAATTGGGTTTGCCCGATGTGCTCAAACTGGGGGAGGGCGAAATGCGTTCCGGAGGCCCCAAGCGCGCGTCCATCCTGGCCGACGCCTTGGAGGCCATCATCGGCGCCGTTTATCTGGATGCCGGTTTTGTCACGGCCCAAGCCTTGGTACACCGGTTGTTTGAAGCGGTAGAAATCAACCCGCAGATGCAGGCCATCGGCAAGGATGCCAAGACCGAGTTGCAGGAGTGGTTGCAAGGTCGCAAAATGAAACTCCCGCTCTACACCGTGGTGGGCACCATAGGCGCAGCCCATAAACAAAGTTTTGACGTGGAGTGCGAGGTACCCGAACTGCGCTTGTCGGAACGCGGCATCGGCGGCTCACGCCGGGCCGGAGAACAAGCAGCGGCAGCGGCCATGCTGCAAACCATCAAAGCAAAGGTCAAATCATGA
- the era gene encoding GTPase Era: protein MLEGLLKSTPKLATPGTDGAGQRCGLVAIVGKPNVGKSTLLNALVGQKISITSRKAQTTRHRITGMRTKGQTQFVFVDTPGFQTIHGNALNKSLNKAVQGAVSDVDLVLFVVEAGSFTSADEKVLKLLGEGIPVVLVANKLDNVKERAGLAPWLQAMQARAKFTEMIPLSAKNAKDIDRLLGICEKFLPEQAWWYSEDELTDRSEKFLASELVREKLFRLTGDELPYTSTVVIDKFEEEPPQKKGQKRLLRIAATIVVERDGHKAMVIGDKGERIKRIGMETRVELEKLADAKVFLELWVKVRSGWADDEARVRSFGYE from the coding sequence ATGCTGGAAGGTTTGCTCAAGAGCACGCCGAAGTTGGCTACTCCAGGCACCGATGGTGCGGGTCAGCGTTGCGGTTTGGTAGCTATTGTGGGCAAGCCCAATGTGGGTAAATCCACTTTGCTCAACGCATTGGTGGGGCAGAAGATCAGCATCACCTCTCGCAAGGCACAAACGACGCGTCACCGTATTACCGGCATGCGCACCAAGGGGCAGACGCAGTTTGTGTTTGTGGACACCCCCGGTTTCCAGACTATCCACGGCAACGCATTGAACAAATCCCTGAATAAGGCCGTGCAGGGTGCTGTGTCAGATGTGGACCTGGTGTTGTTCGTGGTCGAGGCCGGCAGCTTTACGTCGGCGGACGAAAAAGTATTGAAACTCTTGGGCGAGGGCATCCCTGTCGTCTTGGTGGCTAACAAACTAGATAACGTGAAAGAGCGCGCCGGCTTGGCGCCTTGGCTGCAAGCCATGCAGGCCCGCGCCAAATTCACCGAGATGATTCCCCTCTCGGCCAAAAACGCCAAGGACATTGACCGCCTGCTGGGTATTTGCGAAAAGTTCCTGCCCGAGCAAGCCTGGTGGTACTCCGAAGACGAGTTGACCGACCGCAGCGAAAAATTCCTGGCCAGCGAGCTGGTCCGCGAAAAACTGTTCCGCCTGACCGGTGACGAGCTGCCCTACACCTCCACGGTGGTCATCGACAAGTTCGAAGAAGAGCCACCCCAGAAAAAAGGCCAGAAGCGCCTGCTGCGCATTGCCGCCACGATCGTTGTGGAGCGCGATGGCCACAAGGCCATGGTGATCGGCGACAAGGGCGAGCGCATCAAGCGCATTGGCATGGAAACCCGTGTGGAACTCGAAAAGCTGGCGGATGCCAAGGTGTTTTTGGAGCTGTGGGTCAAAGTGCGCTCTGGCTGGGCCGATGACGAAGCGCGCGTGCGCAGCTTCGGGTATGAATGA
- the recO gene encoding DNA repair protein RecO has translation MATKRIADEPAFVLHRYDWSESSLILEVFTRHYGRVALVAKGAKKPTSSFRPILLPLQPLHVAFGGDAEIRTLRSAEWQGGHVMPTGDALLSGYYLNELLITLLARDDPHAALFDIYAQVVRVIASEHDEVLQAALRTFELLLLREVGFLPQLDAQTMTLAPLHADVRYVLVPEGGLRQAGPDDRVGLLGTQWVALQDAIADDAPFTTTLRACAEVMSELKPQLRALLHYHCGVKTLRTRQMMIDIQNL, from the coding sequence ATGGCGACCAAGCGGATTGCGGACGAGCCTGCATTTGTGCTGCATCGCTACGACTGGAGCGAGAGCAGTCTGATTCTGGAGGTGTTCACCCGCCACTACGGTCGGGTGGCACTGGTCGCCAAAGGGGCGAAAAAGCCCACTTCGAGTTTCCGCCCCATTCTGCTGCCGCTGCAGCCTTTGCACGTGGCCTTTGGAGGCGATGCCGAGATCCGCACTTTGCGCAGCGCGGAGTGGCAGGGTGGGCATGTGATGCCGACCGGGGATGCTCTTCTGTCTGGCTACTACCTCAACGAGTTACTCATCACCTTGCTGGCGCGGGACGACCCGCATGCCGCGTTGTTTGACATCTATGCTCAGGTCGTCCGCGTCATTGCCAGCGAGCACGACGAAGTGCTGCAGGCGGCCCTGCGGACCTTCGAGTTGCTGTTGCTGCGTGAGGTGGGTTTTCTGCCCCAGCTCGATGCACAAACCATGACGCTGGCGCCTTTGCATGCCGATGTGCGTTATGTGCTGGTGCCTGAGGGCGGACTGCGGCAAGCAGGCCCTGACGACCGTGTCGGCCTGCTCGGAACCCAGTGGGTGGCACTGCAAGATGCGATCGCAGACGACGCCCCCTTCACCACCACGCTGCGGGCTTGCGCCGAGGTGATGTCGGAGCTCAAACCCCAGCTGCGGGCACTGCTGCACTACCATTGCGGCGTCAAGACGCTGCGCACGCGGCAGATGATGATTGATATTCAAAACCTATGA
- a CDS encoding pyridoxine 5'-phosphate synthase has product MKTHLSVNLNKVALVRNTRHLGIPSVTRAATLCLEAGAAGITVHPRPDARHIRAQDVLDLAELLKAWPDREFNVEGNPFHNLMDCVRDLRQRGLPVHQVTFVPDSEGQFTSDHGWSFPADAARLKPLITEAHALNLRVSLFMDADPKAMAAAKAVGADRIELYTEPFAAAWGTADQQAQLDRFAAAAQAALDAGLGVNAGHDLNRDNLTAFAQQVPGLQEVSIGHALIADALELGYTATIQGYLACLRQ; this is encoded by the coding sequence ATGAAAACCCATCTCTCCGTCAACCTGAACAAAGTCGCGCTGGTGCGCAACACCCGCCACTTGGGTATTCCCAGCGTCACCCGCGCAGCGACTTTGTGCCTGGAGGCGGGCGCAGCCGGTATCACGGTGCACCCGCGCCCTGACGCGCGGCATATCCGTGCACAGGATGTGTTGGACCTGGCGGAGCTGCTCAAAGCCTGGCCTGATCGTGAGTTCAATGTCGAAGGCAACCCGTTTCACAACCTGATGGACTGCGTGCGCGACCTGCGCCAGCGCGGCTTGCCGGTGCACCAAGTGACCTTCGTGCCGGACTCGGAAGGCCAGTTCACCAGTGATCACGGCTGGAGTTTTCCCGCAGATGCCGCGCGCTTGAAGCCCTTGATTACCGAAGCCCACGCACTGAACCTGCGGGTCAGCCTGTTCATGGACGCAGACCCCAAGGCCATGGCGGCCGCCAAGGCGGTGGGCGCAGACCGCATTGAGCTCTACACCGAGCCATTCGCCGCCGCCTGGGGCACCGCGGATCAACAAGCGCAATTGGATCGTTTCGCCGCTGCAGCCCAAGCCGCATTGGACGCGGGCCTTGGCGTCAATGCCGGCCATGATTTGAATCGCGACAATCTAACCGCGTTTGCGCAGCAGGTTCCCGGTTTGCAAGAGGTCTCTATCGGCCACGCGCTGATTGCAGACGCATTGGAGCTGGGCTACACCGCCACCATCCAAGGCTATCTGGCCTGCCTTAGGCAATAA
- the acpS gene encoding holo-ACP synthase: protein MIYGIGTDICDVRRIRASVERHGERFAAKVLSDAELATWKARRARWPERGLRYLATRFSAKEAFSKAIGLGMRMPMSWKLCEIANERSGKPVIVLHGELKTWFEAQGLQAHITVTDETDYAASFCVVETR, encoded by the coding sequence TTGATTTACGGCATTGGCACCGACATCTGCGATGTGCGTCGCATTCGCGCCAGCGTAGAGCGCCATGGCGAGCGCTTCGCGGCCAAGGTGCTGTCCGACGCGGAACTGGCCACCTGGAAGGCCCGCAGAGCGCGCTGGCCCGAGCGCGGCTTGCGTTATCTGGCCACGCGCTTCAGCGCCAAAGAGGCGTTCAGCAAGGCCATCGGGCTGGGCATGCGGATGCCCATGAGCTGGAAGCTGTGCGAGATTGCCAACGAGCGCAGTGGCAAGCCGGTCATCGTGTTGCATGGTGAGCTGAAGACCTGGTTTGAAGCCCAAGGGCTGCAGGCCCACATCACTGTGACGGACGAAACTGACTATGCCGCCAGCTTCTGTGTAGTGGAAACCCGCTGA
- the nagZ gene encoding beta-N-acetylhexosaminidase: MTFHAPLIIDIAGTSLTAVDRKRLKHPLVGGMILFARNWQNREQLTALCRDIKKVRSDLLICVDHEGGRVQRFKTDGFTHLPPMRALGEMWMRDIAPTTSARKAGALDATNAATATGYVLGAELRACGVDMSFTPVLDLDYGESSVIGDRAFARDPRVVSMLAKSLMHGLQKSGMANCGKHFPGHGFVKADSHIDIPVDKRSLKAILADDASPYRWLNTVTSSVMPAHVLYPKVDSRPAGFSSVWLNDILRGQLGFTGAIFSDDLSMAGARLIDGKTVSYTEAAVVALNAGCDLVLLCNQSMANAEGGGKAVDELIDGLTEAQLKGQWQALEASEARRRALLPTSPAMAWDDLMVHPDYMQALDWIA, from the coding sequence ATGACATTTCACGCCCCTCTGATCATCGATATCGCCGGCACCAGCCTCACCGCCGTGGACCGCAAGCGCCTGAAGCACCCGCTGGTGGGGGGCATGATTCTGTTTGCCCGCAACTGGCAAAACCGCGAGCAACTCACGGCGCTGTGTCGCGACATCAAAAAAGTGCGCTCCGATTTGCTGATCTGCGTGGACCACGAGGGCGGCCGGGTGCAGCGCTTCAAGACTGATGGTTTCACCCACCTGCCGCCCATGCGTGCTTTGGGTGAGATGTGGATGCGGGACATCGCGCCGACCACCTCCGCAAGGAAAGCTGGCGCCCTGGACGCTACCAACGCGGCTACCGCCACCGGCTATGTACTCGGTGCCGAGTTGCGCGCATGTGGTGTGGACATGAGCTTTACGCCCGTGCTGGACCTCGACTACGGCGAGAGCAGTGTGATCGGTGACCGCGCTTTTGCGCGCGACCCGCGTGTGGTGAGCATGCTGGCCAAGAGCCTGATGCACGGCTTGCAAAAAAGTGGCATGGCCAACTGCGGCAAGCACTTCCCCGGCCATGGCTTTGTGAAGGCCGACTCCCACATCGACATTCCGGTAGACAAGCGCAGCCTCAAAGCCATTTTGGCGGATGACGCCTCACCGTACCGCTGGCTCAACACCGTGACCAGCAGCGTGATGCCTGCTCACGTGCTTTACCCCAAGGTTGACAGCCGCCCCGCCGGGTTTTCGAGCGTGTGGCTGAACGACATTCTGCGCGGCCAATTGGGCTTTACCGGCGCCATCTTCAGTGACGACCTGTCCATGGCCGGCGCCCGCTTGATCGACGGCAAAACCGTGAGCTATACCGAAGCGGCTGTGGTGGCGTTAAACGCAGGCTGTGACCTGGTGCTCCTGTGCAACCAGTCCATGGCCAATGCCGAGGGCGGTGGCAAAGCGGTGGACGAATTGATCGACGGCCTGACCGAAGCCCAGCTCAAGGGCCAGTGGCAGGCACTGGAGGCGAGCGAAGCCCGCCGCCGCGCATTGCTGCCCACCAGCCCTGCGATGGCGTGGGACGACCTTATGGTGCACCCCGACTACATGCAGGCACTGGACTGGATCGCCTGA
- the rrtA gene encoding rhombosortase: protein MDFAALIYRRQVFLDGQWWLPFSAQFAHFNSVHALANLAGAILLWSLFRPWIRWQEQALAMAGGMLGVALVVVWDAHCDYYAGASGALHGWAAGGAVLMAIRHFRKSRMVVWIAFALLAGLAIKLLLALGLETSPAVWGFPVYYPAHLAGAVGGLFPVLTHLRKPSWRTNSGQ from the coding sequence ATGGACTTTGCCGCGCTGATTTATCGCCGCCAAGTATTTCTGGACGGGCAATGGTGGCTGCCTTTCAGTGCCCAATTCGCACACTTCAACTCTGTTCACGCTCTGGCGAACCTCGCAGGTGCCATCCTTTTGTGGAGCCTGTTTCGTCCCTGGATACGCTGGCAAGAGCAAGCCCTTGCGATGGCTGGCGGAATGCTGGGTGTCGCTTTGGTCGTGGTTTGGGATGCGCACTGTGACTACTACGCCGGCGCTTCCGGTGCCTTGCACGGATGGGCGGCTGGTGGGGCCGTCCTCATGGCGATACGGCACTTCCGCAAATCGCGAATGGTCGTTTGGATAGCTTTTGCTCTGTTGGCAGGCCTGGCAATCAAGCTGCTGTTAGCACTGGGGTTGGAAACAAGCCCTGCGGTGTGGGGTTTCCCTGTTTACTATCCGGCACATTTGGCTGGAGCCGTCGGCGGACTTTTTCCAGTCCTAACGCACCTTCGTAAACCTTCTTGGCGCACAAACAGTGGCCAATAG
- a CDS encoding S8 family peptidase, whose protein sequence is MKDRMASAASEASSGKVKGLSYLRAVSGNSHVYLTDSTQDRSSMQTVIQALANDPAIESVSIDERMVPHEFSPNDAAYVNNTQWQLKAPTTDLGAANFAGAWNRVTSASVAVSGENVVVAVLDSGYRPHADLAANLLTGYDFVSPDPAGLYSSTLVTANDGNGRDNSALDPGDGNSISADCELSTSSWHGTRVAGIVSAVTDNTSGMAGTAYKAKVLPVRVLGVCGGYISDVVDAMRWAAGITVNGLTNATPAKVINLSLGGSGTCDSRYQSAIDEVRNSKNATVVVSTGNESSNTTITQPANCKNVIAVTAHRTDGASPAFANVGAGTSISAPGVSIYSTSNTGTQAPLADTFQSANGTSFSAPMVSSVAAMLYQIKPGITPDEVTSRIINSVRSFPVSTFCSGNYLCGAGLLDADAAVAQTLDNDAPFANAYASQTHNVGRGTSITLTGVAGAGTSGTSLATVQWTQVSGPAVTISNAAGNVATILTPASSNDNNLVFRFRATTLAPAAKTADSFVTVNMVSAPVAASGGGGGGGSLESLSLLTLAVLALLATVCAPRRFTKVR, encoded by the coding sequence ATGAAAGACCGGATGGCCTCTGCTGCGTCAGAGGCCAGCTCTGGCAAGGTCAAGGGGCTCTCCTATCTGCGTGCGGTCTCAGGTAACAGCCACGTTTACCTCACAGACAGCACACAAGACAGGTCTTCCATGCAGACCGTGATTCAGGCACTGGCCAACGATCCGGCGATCGAGAGTGTCTCTATCGATGAACGGATGGTTCCACATGAGTTCAGCCCGAACGATGCAGCCTATGTGAACAACACCCAGTGGCAACTTAAGGCGCCCACGACGGATTTGGGAGCAGCAAACTTCGCTGGGGCCTGGAATCGCGTTACATCTGCTTCAGTTGCAGTCAGCGGCGAGAACGTCGTTGTAGCCGTATTGGACTCCGGCTATCGACCACACGCAGATTTAGCCGCCAACCTGCTGACTGGTTACGATTTTGTTTCCCCAGACCCCGCCGGCTTGTACAGCAGCACACTTGTTACCGCAAATGATGGCAATGGTCGGGACAACAGCGCCTTGGACCCGGGTGACGGAAATAGCATCTCTGCCGATTGCGAACTCAGCACGTCCAGTTGGCACGGCACGCGCGTAGCGGGTATCGTGAGTGCGGTGACAGACAACACCAGCGGCATGGCTGGCACAGCCTATAAAGCCAAGGTACTGCCCGTTCGTGTACTGGGGGTCTGTGGCGGCTATATCTCGGACGTGGTCGACGCGATGCGCTGGGCAGCGGGTATCACGGTAAATGGCCTTACCAATGCCACCCCTGCCAAAGTGATCAACTTGAGCCTGGGTGGCAGCGGAACATGTGATTCAAGATACCAGTCGGCAATTGACGAAGTGCGGAATTCAAAAAACGCCACCGTCGTTGTATCAACGGGCAATGAGTCGAGTAACACTACCATCACACAGCCGGCCAACTGCAAAAATGTGATTGCGGTGACAGCCCACCGCACGGATGGCGCAAGCCCCGCGTTCGCCAACGTGGGGGCCGGCACCTCGATCAGTGCGCCGGGTGTCAGCATCTACAGCACCAGCAATACAGGCACTCAAGCTCCATTGGCAGACACATTCCAGAGCGCAAACGGCACCAGTTTCTCCGCCCCCATGGTGAGCAGTGTCGCTGCCATGCTGTACCAGATTAAACCGGGGATTACGCCTGACGAGGTCACGTCCAGAATTATCAACAGCGTTCGCAGTTTTCCGGTCAGCACCTTTTGCAGCGGCAACTACCTGTGCGGAGCAGGATTGCTGGATGCAGATGCCGCAGTTGCGCAAACATTGGACAACGATGCGCCCTTTGCCAACGCGTATGCGAGCCAGACACATAACGTGGGACGAGGTACCTCCATCACGTTGACAGGAGTGGCTGGTGCCGGAACCAGCGGAACTAGCTTAGCGACCGTACAGTGGACCCAGGTTTCCGGCCCGGCAGTCACCATTTCCAACGCTGCAGGCAATGTGGCAACCATCCTCACCCCAGCAAGCTCCAACGACAACAACCTCGTTTTCCGCTTCAGAGCGACTACGCTGGCACCCGCCGCAAAAACAGCGGATAGTTTCGTCACTGTCAACATGGTGTCCGCGCCAGTCGCCGCTTCCGGCGGCGGTGGAGGTGGAGGCAGCTTGGAGAGCCTCAGTCTTTTGACCTTGGCTGTCCTAGCCCTATTGGCCACTGTTTGTGCGCCAAGAAGGTTTACGAAGGTGCGTTAG
- a CDS encoding 4'-phosphopantetheinyl transferase family protein, giving the protein MREQDFALISLALRPGLPHAEARKMSRATLQDALQHHFGCDANAVSIETASGNAPVVKVGRQRVHVSFSYEKDWAFIALDMHSPIGIDVTFINHEAEWLEECVRVAKDFLPPAISRKIEGLAGLERATAFAEEWALHEAKLKCMGLPLQEWTSELEVRLSGMRSGSLGDIEGFMVAYARKVN; this is encoded by the coding sequence TTGCGCGAACAGGACTTCGCACTCATCTCTTTAGCGCTGCGGCCCGGCCTCCCGCACGCAGAGGCGCGCAAGATGTCCAGAGCAACATTGCAGGACGCTTTGCAGCACCATTTCGGATGCGATGCCAACGCTGTCTCCATCGAAACGGCGTCCGGCAATGCACCTGTCGTTAAGGTTGGACGCCAGCGAGTGCATGTGTCATTCAGCTACGAAAAAGACTGGGCGTTCATAGCTCTCGATATGCACAGCCCCATCGGCATTGATGTTACGTTCATCAATCACGAAGCGGAATGGCTTGAGGAATGCGTCAGGGTGGCCAAAGATTTTCTGCCACCTGCGATCTCACGAAAAATTGAAGGCTTGGCAGGCCTAGAGCGCGCCACTGCATTTGCCGAAGAGTGGGCCCTGCATGAAGCAAAACTTAAATGTATGGGCTTGCCACTCCAAGAATGGACAAGCGAACTCGAAGTTCGCTTGTCCGGGATGCGGTCGGGCTCGCTCGGAGACATCGAAGGTTTCATGGTCGCCTATGCGCGGAAGGTAAATTGA